Proteins from a genomic interval of Zonotrichia leucophrys gambelii isolate GWCS_2022_RI chromosome 5, RI_Zleu_2.0, whole genome shotgun sequence:
- the LOC135448677 gene encoding ferritin light chain-like, translating to MAAPAMAEPRSKRPRVTLPACPAHRPLPGSRVRHGFPPAVEEALCGLTGAQLELHYCLQALGEYFDQSHVALPNISKFFLHQALEEREAAEALMKYQQERGGHYCSKTIQKPNCDYAVGLMKALELAMVQWKTMLRYFEELYALSVENADPHSASTIKKQFIGPKIQKIKLMGDLLTNARRLDCSQDGRNSLGDYFMDRLQKEFRTSIEPESSDHCSPCPPLQQCTGAAEGLKRPQRECSQHRNGVGPIYATIHCTTMLPQCNDGTAAKVKQGREGL from the exons ATGGCGGCGCCGGCCATGGCCGAGCCGCGCTCCAAGCGGCCGCGGGTGACGCTGCCCGCCTGCCCCGCGCACCGCCCGCTGCCCGGCAGCCGCGTCCGCCACGGCTTCCCGCCCGCCGTGGAGGAGGCGCTCTGCGGCCTCACCGGCGcgcagctggagctgcactaCTGCCTGCAGGCGCTG GGTGAATATTTTGATCAGTCACATGTGGCTCTACCAAATATTTCGAAGTTCTTCCTGCATCAAGCTCTGGAAgagagagaagctgcagaggcACTGATGAAGTATCAGCAGGAAAGAGGAGGCCATTACTGCTCTAAAACTATCCAG aaaccaAACTGTGATTATGCAGTTGGTCTGATGAAGGCCCTGGAACTAGCAATGGTACAATGGAAAACTATGCTACGGTATTTTGAAGAGCTTTATGCCCTGAGTGTTGAAAATGCAGACCCTCATAGTGCAAGCACTATCAAGAAACAATTTATTGGGCCCAAAATCCAGAAGATCAAGCTGATGGGAGATCTGCTGACCAATGCTCGCAGGCTTGACTGTTCCCAGGATGGCAGAAATAGTCTTGGGGACTACTTTATGGACCGGCTGCAGAAAGAGTTCAGGACCAGCATAGAGCCAGAGTCCAGTGatcactgcagcccctgcccgccTCTCCAGcagtgcacaggagctgcagaaggtcTGAAGAGACCCCAGAGAGAatgctcccagcacagaaatggcGTAGGGCCAATCTATGCAACCATACACTGCACCACCATGCTGCCACAGTGTAACGATGGCACAGCAGCAAAGGtgaagcagggcagggagggcctTTAa